The Culex pipiens pallens isolate TS chromosome 2, TS_CPP_V2, whole genome shotgun sequence DNA window aGTTTCGCGACAGCTTCGTCGGAATTTGCTTCGTTTCCTCATTTGAAAGTTTTGGAGGTCCGGTGTGTTCGTTTTTCGGAGACCGCTTGAGTTCGCTGCCGCCATGTTCCAGTCCAGAAAATTGCCTGCCCGGTTTGTGACCGCGAAGATGAGCATCACCATAAGGCTGTGTCCTCGGGCTCGGGCTCCGTATGGCCAGCGGAAGGGCTTGGTCTCCCGGGCAGTAGCCAACTTTGATGATAAAGTTCCTTTCCGGACCCATTTGGTGAGTggggagagatttttttttgggttttgttttgatttttggatgtATTTTGTATGATTCACAGGAAGGATGCGAGAGAGCTGCAGATGCCGTACCAGGTAGGCGGTGCCAGTGATAAACAAGATTTGGATGCATTCAACTCAGGGGCCATGATATGCGTCATTCGACTGGTCAAGGCACAGTTTGATTCGAACCACCGCGGTTCTGCATCAACAAGAAGATTCCCCATGGGGCCTCCATCTCCGCCGGCACCGGTGCTTC harbors:
- the LOC128092271 gene encoding puff-specific protein Bx42-like; its protein translation is MIKFLSGPIWKDARELQMPYQVGGASDKQDLDAFNSGAMICVIRLVKAQFDSNHRGSASTRRFPMGPPSPPAPVLHSPTLRNLPGSSGGEQTDPDQEEKNNKIFTRHVDRK